In a single window of the Candidatus Celerinatantimonas neptuna genome:
- the yihI gene encoding Der GTPase-activating protein YihI, whose translation MAYKKKNRKGGLLAPRKTVDFKSDRVLPADAVKKGKGRKSGSRQQPANVTRASTNSGHDFHLSDPRLGSKKPVQLVSAKPSQQEHTVSQKLSDEVKEAKQDELSRLEQDPRLMTLLDRSDEGEELTTDEQQWLENSLNRIGQLMDELGLHDDEDEDESELDSDDWDQFDSGDLDELLDPDERS comes from the coding sequence ATGGCGTATAAGAAAAAGAACCGCAAAGGCGGATTATTGGCTCCCCGTAAAACTGTTGATTTTAAAAGTGACAGGGTATTGCCTGCTGATGCTGTTAAAAAAGGAAAAGGTCGCAAGAGTGGTTCTCGTCAACAACCTGCTAATGTTACTCGCGCATCAACAAACTCTGGACATGACTTTCATTTATCCGATCCGCGTTTAGGCAGTAAGAAACCGGTGCAATTGGTGTCGGCAAAACCTTCTCAACAGGAACATACTGTGAGTCAAAAGTTGTCTGATGAAGTTAAAGAGGCTAAACAGGATGAGTTAAGCCGCTTAGAGCAAGATCCTCGTTTAATGACATTACTGGATCGTTCTGACGAAGGTGAGGAATTGACGACGGATGAACAACAGTGGCTAGAGAACAGTTTGAATCGAATCGGGCAGTTGATGGATGAGCTTGGGTTGCATGATGACGAAGATGAAGATGAGTCTGAGCTTGATAGTGATGATTGGGACCAATTCGACAGTGGCGATCTGGATGAATTACTTGATCCTGATGAACGCTCATAG
- the engB gene encoding putative GTP-binding protein EngB, with product MSQIHFNKAKFFTSAPNIKAMPADSGTEIAFAGRSNSGKSSALNTLTRQKNLARTSKTPGRTQLINVFEIEPGKRLIDLPGYGYAKVPESVKKEWQKSLSEYLQYRQSLRGFVVLMDIRHPFREIDQHLIQWAADCDIPVLALLTKADKLKQGARKSTLLKCQEAAMAFCGNVQVELFSSLKKLGLPKLEATLTTWFENEEKEETNQPLDTDNT from the coding sequence GTGTCCCAGATACATTTTAATAAAGCTAAATTCTTTACCAGTGCTCCAAATATCAAAGCAATGCCGGCTGATAGCGGCACCGAGATTGCCTTTGCCGGTCGCTCAAATTCAGGGAAGTCAAGTGCACTCAATACACTGACCCGACAAAAAAACCTTGCCCGAACCAGTAAAACACCGGGACGCACACAATTAATTAACGTCTTCGAGATAGAACCGGGTAAACGCCTGATCGATCTGCCAGGGTACGGCTATGCAAAAGTGCCAGAGTCTGTCAAGAAAGAATGGCAGAAATCACTGTCGGAATATCTTCAGTATCGCCAAAGTCTGCGGGGATTTGTTGTTCTGATGGATATACGTCATCCATTTAGAGAAATTGACCAACATCTCATCCAATGGGCTGCAGATTGTGATATCCCCGTATTGGCACTATTAACTAAAGCAGACAAATTAAAACAAGGGGCCCGAAAATCGACATTACTAAAATGTCAGGAAGCAGCTATGGCCTTCTGCGGTAATGTTCAGGTTGAATTGTTTTCCTCACTGAAAAAACTCGGCTTACCTAAACTGGAAGCAACCCTGACAACATGGTTTGAAAACGAGGAAAAAGAAGAAACCAATCAACCCCTGGACACCGACAACACTTAA